The nucleotide sequence CTTATTGGGTGCTTTTGCAGGTATGTGGCTAGATCAAAAATTTCATACAGGTCCATTTTTAATGGTAATTGGAACATTTACTGGTTTAGCAATCGCTTCATACGGTACCTACAAAATGTTAAAGTCTATCTTTTCAGGCTTATAGATTTTAACGGTCCTGATTTGAAAGGAATAAATGC is from SAR202 cluster bacterium and encodes:
- a CDS encoding AtpZ/AtpI family protein — its product is MRDNLLLTARIMGLGWYVAISILLGAFAGMWLDQKFHTGPFLMVIGTFTGLAIASYGTYKMLKSIFSGL